Below is a window of Escherichia coli DSM 30083 = JCM 1649 = ATCC 11775 DNA.
ACAAGAGTTGATACAACAGCCAAATCTTGTTTGATTCTCATCAAATGGTATTTCTTCCGGCGCAATAAACTTTCAATGGCAAGTTTCTTCGTCGGGAATGCAAAAGATCTTTCTGCATTTTTTGCTACTTTCTTAATTGCATATCTATTTCTCCTTTGTTTCCATTCCTGTAACCACTGATTTGGTGCTGGTTTAAAATTAACAATCCAATGCGCAGGAACCAACCATGCATAATGCTCTGTCTGATGAAAAGCTATATATTGAAGTGCGAATATTTTGATTCCATCTTCTTCAACTGTCGCTTGGAATCTCCAGAAAACAGGCATTCCATCATGTTCAGTTTCTGATTCAGGAAAAGGTACGCTCCATGATTTTGTCATATATCACCTCAAATAAGTGGTTTGCTGCCTAATTTCATTTTCTGGCGACCAACACAAGTCACACCCATTTCACTGCGTGGCTTGCGGTAGTAAATACGATTCTGTTTACTCTCGACTTCATCTGCCTTCTTGCAGCGAAGGATTCCGAGTGATGCTGCTTTATCCGCTCTGACGCAACCAGAGAGCTTTAGCGCAATTTTTCGCGCCAGTCGCTGTTCTTGCATCGCCTGTTCACGTTGAGCCTGTCTGCGTGCTCTGCGGCGATTTCTGGCGTTATCGTCAGCCAGATATGTAATGACTACTGTCATGTTGACCTCCGATGAAACAACTTTGGAATTGATAGTGATTGCAAAGTGGTTTCTGGCCCCTCGAACTGAGGGGCAGAAAGAGCATCTCGCCACCTAATAGGTCGATGCTCGGATCGAGAGATTTAATTAACCTCGGTTTTGAAGTTATGCATTCACATAAATCCTCCTACCTCTTGTGCAGCTTTCTTGAATATGGTGGCGGCTGCATAACGCCTATGGAATTGACTTTGGCGGTGACGCGCCGGGTGCTTATCTTCCGGTTGCCGTCGTGCAGCTGCACTTCACGTCACCCCAAAGCCAACTACTCTTTGGTTCCCGCATTTCGGCGGGACAATCCCATCAATGTTAAAGAGCCTGCCAATCTGTTCCGTTTGGCTTCCAGCGTCCTGCTGATGGCTTAAATTTAAGATCTCTTTAATTAATGGTCAAGAGCATTTTTGAAGAAAACTTAAATTTTCTTTCGTAACTTAAGTTTGGCTTTGATTTTTAAAGGAAATAAAAAAAAAGGGGCGAATGCCCCCTTATGGAAGGTTTGCTAGTTTTGCATCGACAACTACGCCGATGATTTTGCAGTTTCCGTTGATCTCGATCATCGGATATTGTGGGTTAAGTGGTTTTAGAAACTTCCTGCCTGCATCAATAACTAACTTCTTGAAAGTTGCCTCGTTTTCTCCTTCGAGCTTTGCAACTACCAGTTTCCCGTTACGCGGCTCTACTTCAGGATCGACGAGTATTATCATTCCTTCAGGGATACTGAGACCGGCCGGAGCCGTCATTGAGTCTCCCTTCACGTCCAACCAAAACGAATCTTCTGAACAGTCTACGGTTGTATCGTACCAGTTATCTATTGCACGCTTATGATATGGTTCTACAGCTTCCATCCAGCATCCTGCGCTCACCCAGCTAATCAGAGGGTATGACCCTCTTGGATCATGCCTACTGTGATAGGCAATGTTTGAAAGACTTTCCTCTCCTTTCATCAGATAGTCAGGGGAACACTTCAACGCATTAGCCAGGGCGAGAAGATTCTCTCCATTTGGCTCTGTCTCAGAGCGTTCCCACTGAGATATGGCAACATTAGACACGCCGACCATCTTTCCAAGTGCGGCCTGCCTGATCTTGAGTTCTTTTCTCCGAGCGCGAATGCGCTCTCCCATCAATTGAGTTTTCATAGTTAAGACATCTTAAATAAACTTGACTTAAGATTCCTTTAGTGGATAATTTAAGTGTTCTTTAATTTCGGAGCGAGTCTATGTACAAGAAAGATGTTATCGACCACTTCGGAACCCAGCGTGCTGTAGCTAAAGCGTTAGGCATTAGCGACGCAGCAGTCTCTCAGTGGAAGGAAGTCATCCCAGAGAAAGACGCCTATCGACTGGAAGTCGTTACAGCTGGCGCCCTGAAGTATCAAGAAAGCGCTTACCGCAAAGCGGCATAAGCAAATTGCTCTTTAACAGTCATGGTCCTCATTCCCGCCGAAATGCGGGAATACAACGCGCATAAGTTGATGCGCATAACTTCTTATTTGTTAAGGAAATACTTACATATGGTTCGTGCAAACAAACGCAACGAGGCTCTAAGAATCGAGAGTGCGTTGCTTAACAAAATCGCAATGCTTGGAACTGAGAAGACAGCGGAAGCTGTGGGCGTTGATAAGTCGCAGATCAGCAGGTGGAAGAGGGACTGGATTCCAAAGTTCTCAATGCTGCTTGCTGTTCTTGAATGGGGTGTTGTCGACGACGACATGGCTCGATTGGCACGACAAGTTGCTTCGATTCTCACCAATAAAAAACGCCCGGCGGCAACCGAGCGTTCTGATCAAATACAAATGGAATTTTAACAACATCCAACGAGGTAATTATATGCGAAACAAAGGCTTTAATCCACCTGATACACACAAAGAAGCTAAGCGTTTGCGCTTCCTTCGTTCCATTGATGAAAGAACTCAAATCTCTTTTGTGAAAGTTGCCAGAACTGAGCTTCTGAAGGCTGAGGCGAGGGCGTTGCTCCCGTCTCTACCAAAAGAGGAGGGATATACGTTCATTCCAAACGCATTTCTGGAAAAGCTTCTCAAAGAAGACATATCCGTAAGTCAGTTTAACGATGTTCTTAAGGTCTTTCGTCAAGGCAGGTAGTTATGAGCAATACAGCAAAAATCTACGATTTCAGCGCCGCACACGAGCGCAGGAGCAACAGGATGGAGAACCAGAAAACTGGTTACATTCCGTTGTACCGGAGCATTCTGAAACAGTCATGGGCGAAAGATGTTTATCTTCGCACCCTGTGGGAAAACCTTCTCCTGAATGCCGCCAGAAAGCCATACAAAGCGAATTTCAAAGGTCATGAATGGCATCTGCAACCCGGTCAACTGGTTGTGACAGCAGCTGATTTAGGTCTTCAGTTATGCGACAGACATGGCAAGCCAGCAAGCCGTGATCAGGTTGAGCGGATGCTTCAGGTTTTTGTGAAAGAGGGGATGATCTCCATTGATGGAGAGAAGCAAAAAGGCCGTGTGATAACCATCACAAATTACCATGAATATGCTCAAAAAATGGACAATTTACCCGCACATGAAGCCGCACAAACAACCGCACATGATGCCGCACATGATGAAGCCAGCAATAGCGCGGCTTTCAGCGTACATGCCGCACATGAAAGCGCACATGAAGCCGCACAAACAACCGCACATCATGAACAAGAAGGTATTAACAAGAATATAAATAATACCCCCCTACCCCCCAATGGGGGAGGCGATGGGCAGGTTAAACCTGAACGTCGCAAGGCAGAACGAATCGACTACGAATCCTTCCTGAACGCCTACAACACCGAAGTCGGTGACAGACTGCCACACGCTGTTGCGGTCAACGAGAAACGAAAACGCCGCCTGAAGAAAATCATCCCGCAACTGAAAACGCCAAACGTGGACGGTTTCAGAGCGTATGTCAGGGCGTTTGTGCATCAGGCCAAGCCGTTTTACTTCGGAGACAACGACACGGGCTGGACGGCTGATTTTGATTACCTGCTGAGAGAAGACTCGTTAACGGGAGTTCGGGAAGGGAAGTTTGCAGACAGGGGGATTGCATGAGACAGGATATCGAAGCGAGCGTTATCGGTGGCCTGCTGATTGGTGGATTAACTCCAACCGCCAGTGACGTTCTTGCAACGCTGGAGCCGGAAGCGTTTTCAATTCCGCTCTACCGGAAAGCCTTCGAGGTTATCCGGAAGCAGGCGAGAAACAGAAACCTAATCGACGCGCTGATGGTTGCCGAGGCGTGCGGAGAGGAGCATTTCACGTCAATCCTGATGACCAGCAAAAACTGCCCGAGCGCCGCAAACCTGAAGGGATATGCCGGAATGGTCGCGGATAACTATCACCGCCGTCTGGTGCTGGAAATCATGGATGAAATGCGTGAACCAATCCAAAGCGGAACCATCGACGCATCGAGTCAGGCGATGGATGAACTTGTAAAACGTCTCTCAGCCATCAGAAAGCCCCGTGACGAGGTTAAACCTGTACGGTTAGGGGAAATCATCACCGACTACACTGACACGCTTGACAGGCGTCTGAGGAACGGAGAAGAGTCCGATACCCTGAAGACCGGAATCGAAGAACTTGATGCCATCACCGGAGGGATGAACGCGGAAGACCTGGTGATAATCGCTGCTCGTCCTGGTATGGGGAAAACCGAACTGGCGCTGAAGATTGCCGAAGGCGTTGCAAGCCGCGTTATTCCTGGTTCTGACGTCCGGCGCGGGGTATTGATTTTCTCAATGGAAATGAGCGCATTGCAGATTGCAGAGCGAAGCATTGCCAACGCCGGGAGGATGTCGGTTAGCGTACTGCGAAATCCTGCATCGATGGATGACGAGGGCTGGGCACGTGTTGCTAACGGCATGAGTCAGCTTGCAGATTTGGATGTATGGGTAGTCGATGCCTCGCGATTATCGGTCGAAGAAATACGCTCAATCGCAGAACGGCACAAACAGGAAAATCCAAACCTCTCACTCATCATGGCGGATTATCTTGGCCTGATTGAGAAGCCGAAAGCAGACCGCAACGACCTCGCAATTGCTCACATCTCCGGAAGCCTGAAGGCGATGGCGAAAGACCTGAAAACACCGGTTATTTCCCTGAGTCAGCTTTCACGCGATGTTGAGAAGCGACCAAACAAACGCCCGACAAACGCAGATTTGCGTGATTCAGGAAGCATTGAACAGGACGCAGACTCAATCATCATGCTCTATCGGGAAGCGGTATATGACGAGAACAGTAGCGCCGCGCCATTTGCTGAAATCATCGTGACGAAAAACCGTTTTGGCTCACTTGGTACGGTTTACCAGCGGTTCTGCAACGGACACTTTGTTGCATGTGACCAGGATGAAGCCAGACAGATTTGCACAGCATCAAATGCACCTGCTGCGCGTGGCAGACGATATGCACAAGGGGCTGACGTATGACCATCTACATCACTGAGCTTGTAACAGGCCTGCTGGTAATCGCAGGCCTTTTTATTTGGGGGAGGGTAAATCGTGGTTGAGTTGATTTTTTCTGCATTGAGGATTCTCGGTGCTATGTGGATGGTGGCGACGTTCATTGTGGTTGCCAGCAGTTTTGTCCGGTTGGTAGGCGAAGGTAAAGACCTGGTTGGTGTGCTTTTCGGTAGCATTTTTCTGTGGGTGATTATCGGTGTTATGCCTGTTGTCGTAGCAAAAGTGGCGTGGCGTTTTGTGAGTTAATCGGAGGTTAATGTGAGCAAGTGCCAAAAGTGCAATAACACAGGAATGTGTGATAGCGGAGGTTCTACTCCTTGGGGAGAGCCGATTTTTATTGAATGTGACTGCCTTATGAAAGATGACGAAAGCAGATGCCAGTTTGAAGAGAGTTGGTTACGACGTGGGGGGCGAATCTTCAGACCTTATCCGTTACCCTGAAAATCACCATGAAATTGGCAGTGGTGATATTGGTGGTCAATACGTGATGGACGATGTTCAAGGCCACTGGCAAACGTGGCAGGCATCGAGAGCAGCTATTGAAATTGAGCTGCAAAAGCCAAAGAAAGGCCCACTTCCCGGTGATTATCACATTGGCTATGACTCAGGTGCAGAATCGCAATACGAAAGCGATGTAGAGGCTATCCGCGCCGCTGGAATCAAAGTGAAGGAGTGAGCATGAGTCGACGAAGTAGCTTTTTGGGGTTTGTAATATTCCTGTCCTGCACTGGTTACATCGTAATCTGGTCAATTTCGAACATTGACCGTGGCGGGAAATATCTCATTGTAATGTTCTTTCCTTTGTTTCTTGGGTGGTACGCCGCAAGGTTGCTGGAAGAATGGGGTTACAGGCATAAAAAATAAAGGAGTATTCAGTGAAGCAAACAATATTCCTCCGAACTAAGCAACAACAGCAAGCTGCAATAAATGCCATCCTCGCAACACCACTCGATAAAGACAAGCCAGTCACCATCCGCATTACTGACTACAAGCGCAACCTTGACCAGAACGCAAAATTTCACGCGATGGTCGCAGATATCGCTAGGCAAGTTCAGTGGCGCGATAAATGGTTAAAACCAGAACAATGGAAGGTTTTGTTGATCAGCGGTCATGCAGTGGCAACAAAACAGGAAGCTGATGTTTTGCCCGGGCTTGAAGGCGAATACGTCAACATTCGCGAAAGCAGCGCGCAGATGAGTGTGAAGCGTATGGCAAGTCTGATCGAGTACACAACAGCATGGGCTATTGGTCAGGGTGTCAGATTTACCGACAGGAGGTACGAATGAGGCGACAGCGACGAAGTATCACCGACATCATCTGCGAAAACTGCAAATACCTTCCAACGAAACGCACCAGAAATAAACGCAAGCCAATCCCAAAAGAATCTGACGTAAAAACCTTCAACTAC
It encodes the following:
- a CDS encoding NinE family protein; this translates as MRRQRRSITDIICENCKYLPTKRTRNKRKPIPKESDVKTFNYTAHLWDIRLLRHRARK
- a CDS encoding recombination protein NinB, whose protein sequence is MKQTIFLRTKQQQQAAINAILATPLDKDKPVTIRITDYKRNLDQNAKFHAMVADIARQVQWRDKWLKPEQWKVLLISGHAVATKQEADVLPGLEGEYVNIRESSAQMSVKRMASLIEYTTAWAIGQGVRFTDRRYE
- a CDS encoding lambda phage CII family protein; protein product: MVRANKRNEALRIESALLNKIAMLGTEKTAEAVGVDKSQISRWKRDWIPKFSMLLAVLEWGVVDDDMARLARQVASILTNKKRPAATERSDQIQMEF
- a CDS encoding replication protein, whose product is MENQKTGYIPLYRSILKQSWAKDVYLRTLWENLLLNAARKPYKANFKGHEWHLQPGQLVVTAADLGLQLCDRHGKPASRDQVERMLQVFVKEGMISIDGEKQKGRVITITNYHEYAQKMDNLPAHEAAQTTAHDAAHDEASNSAAFSVHAAHESAHEAAQTTAHHEQEGINKNINNTPLPPNGGGDGQVKPERRKAERIDYESFLNAYNTEVGDRLPHAVAVNEKRKRRLKKIIPQLKTPNVDGFRAYVRAFVHQAKPFYFGDNDTGWTADFDYLLREDSLTGVREGKFADRGIA
- a CDS encoding Cro/CI family transcriptional regulator, whose protein sequence is MYKKDVIDHFGTQRAVAKALGISDAAVSQWKEVIPEKDAYRLEVVTAGALKYQESAYRKAA
- a CDS encoding replicative DNA helicase, which codes for MRQDIEASVIGGLLIGGLTPTASDVLATLEPEAFSIPLYRKAFEVIRKQARNRNLIDALMVAEACGEEHFTSILMTSKNCPSAANLKGYAGMVADNYHRRLVLEIMDEMREPIQSGTIDASSQAMDELVKRLSAIRKPRDEVKPVRLGEIITDYTDTLDRRLRNGEESDTLKTGIEELDAITGGMNAEDLVIIAARPGMGKTELALKIAEGVASRVIPGSDVRRGVLIFSMEMSALQIAERSIANAGRMSVSVLRNPASMDDEGWARVANGMSQLADLDVWVVDASRLSVEEIRSIAERHKQENPNLSLIMADYLGLIEKPKADRNDLAIAHISGSLKAMAKDLKTPVISLSQLSRDVEKRPNKRPTNADLRDSGSIEQDADSIIMLYREAVYDENSSAAPFAEIIVTKNRFGSLGTVYQRFCNGHFVACDQDEARQICTASNAPAARGRRYAQGADV
- a CDS encoding LexA family protein; the encoded protein is MKTQLMGERIRARRKELKIRQAALGKMVGVSNVAISQWERSETEPNGENLLALANALKCSPDYLMKGEESLSNIAYHSRHDPRGSYPLISWVSAGCWMEAVEPYHKRAIDNWYDTTVDCSEDSFWLDVKGDSMTAPAGLSIPEGMIILVDPEVEPRNGKLVVAKLEGENEATFKKLVIDAGRKFLKPLNPQYPMIEINGNCKIIGVVVDAKLANLP